In Oryza brachyantha chromosome 1, ObraRS2, whole genome shotgun sequence, the following are encoded in one genomic region:
- the LOC102719432 gene encoding hypersensitive-induced response protein 1-like, with translation MGGATSSSGTTASCAAEAAQALCCACVGQSTVAVGESWGRYDAVLGPGCHFVPWCVGRRVAGYLSLRVQQLDVRCETKTKDNVFVTVVASVQYRALADKAYDAFYRLTNARAQIQSYVFDVIRASVPNMNLDEVFGQKKEVAQAVEEELAKAMTMYGYEIVQTLIVDVVPDEVVKRAMNDINAAARLRVAAAERAEAEKIQQVKRAEGEAEAKYLAGVGVARQRQAIVEGLKRFVPNEKDVMDMVLVTQYFDTIRDIGATSRSSTVFIPHGPSAVRDMAAQVRDGLLQATATAAGGGGPAALKSL, from the exons ATGGGCGgcgcgacgtcgtcgtcggggacgacggcgagctgcgcggcggaggcggcgcaggcgcTGTGCTGCGCGTGCGTGGGGCAgtcgacggtggcggtgggCGAGTCGTGGGGCCGGTACGACGCCGTGCTGGGGCCCGGGTGCCACTTCGTGCCGTGGTGCGTGGGCCGGCGCGTCGCCGGGTACCTCTCCCTCCGCGTCCAGCAGCTCGACGTCCGGTGCGAGACCAAGACCAAGGACAACGtcttcgtcaccgtcgtcgcctccgtcCAGTaccgcgccctcgccgacaAGGCCTACGACGCCTTCTACCGCCTCACCAACGCCCGCGCCCAAATCCAGTCCTACGTCTTCGACG TGATAAGGGCGAGCGTGCCAAACATGAACCTGGACGAGGTGTTCGGGCAGAAGAAGGAGGTGGCgcaggcggtggaggaggagctggcGAAGGCGATGACCATGTACGGGTACGAGATCGTGCAGACGCTGATCGTGGACGTCGTCCCCGACGAGGTGGTGAAGCGCGCCATGAACGACATcaacgcggcggcgcgcctgcgcgtggcggcggcggagcgcgccGAGGCGGAGAAGATCCAGCAGGTGAAGCGCGccgagggggaggcggaggccaagtacctcgccggcgtcggggtGGCCAGGCAGCGGCAGGCCATCGTCGAGGGGCTCAAGCGGTTCGTCCCCAACGAGAAGGACGTCATGGACATGGTGCTCGTCACGCAGTACTTCGACACCATCCGCGACATCGGCGCCACGTCGAGGTCGTCCACCGTGTTCATCCCGCACGGGCCCAGCGCCGTCCGCGACATGGCCGCGCAGGTCCGCGACGGCCTGCTCcaggccaccgccaccgccgccggaggcggaggccccGCCGC
- the LOC102719712 gene encoding splicing factor-like protein 1 encodes MASAETLARSPSREPSSDPPRDASSSEPPRESSSEPHHNGDAGRNSSSSRRRRRSRWEQSNDESAANSGGEGGGGAGARKRKSRWAEEEPRPIIALPDFMKDFAADLDPEVHNLNARLLEISRLLQSGLPLDDRPEGARSPSPEPIYDNLGIRINTREYRARERLNRERQEIISQLIRRNPAFKPPADYRPPKLQKKLYIPMKEFPGYNFIGLIIGPRGNTQKRMEKETGAKIVIRGKGSVKEGKLLQKRDMKPDPSENEDLHVLVEAETQEALDAAAGMVEKLLTPVDEVLNEHKRQQLRELAALNGTIRDDEFCRTCGEPGHRQYACPNKTSTFKSEVQCKVCGDGGHPTIDCPVRGTTGKKMDDEYQNFLNELGGSAPESVTKSSGPMLALTGSGGSGGSSGAGAASGSNPPWAAGGGAAAAGPNGIKEYDEANLYIGYLPPTLDDSGLIGLFSQFGEIVMAKVIKDRITGQSKGYGFVKYSDVSQANAAIAAMNGYHLEGRVIAVRVAGKPPQPAAPPGPPAMRAPPTYPPADPAAGGYTSQPYMGAPPPPPPGSYAPVPWGQPPPYASYPPPPPGSSMYNPPPPAPGQATPPLYNVQYPPPPAPIPPPGTSPSTDGAQNYPPGVTPPSSGAPTQPVPAPVYGTSGAPNAPPMYPPPPYGYASYYPSVTPVQAPPPPPPAGADPSQSIANAPWATHSAPPPPPAGADPSQSIANAPWAAHSAPPPPPAGADHSQSIASAPWATHNAPPPPPPSNMEQPPATYGADAEYDKFMSEMK; translated from the coding sequence atggcgtcCGCCGAAACCCTAGCCCGCTCCCCGTCGCGGGAGCCGTCCTCCGACCCGCCCCgcgacgcctcctcctccgagcCCCCGCGGGAGTCCTCCTCCGAGCCGCACCACAACGGGGACGCGGGGCGCAACTCGtcctcctcgcgccgccgccggcgcagccGGTGGGAGCAGTCGAACGACGAGTCGGCCGCGAACTCCGGCGGggaagggggcggcggcgcgggggcgcgGAAGCGCAAGTCGAGGTGGGCCGAGGAGGAGCCCCGCCCCATCATCGCGCTCCCGGACTTCATGAAGGACTTCGCCGCCGATCTGGATCCGGAGGTGCACAACCTCAACGCGCGCCTCCTCGAGATCTCGCGCCTGCTGCAGTCGGGGCTCCCTCTCGACGACCGCCCCGAGGGCGCGCGCTCGCCCTCGCCGGAACCCATCTACGACAACCTCGGCATCCGCATCAACACCCGCGAGTACCGCGCCAGGGAGCGCCTCAACCGGGAGAGGCAGGAGATCATCTCCCAGCTCATCCGCCGCAACCCCGCCTTCAAGCCCCCCGCCGATTACCGCCCGCCCAAGCTTCAGAAGAAGCTCTATATCCCCATGAAGGAGTTCCCCGGGTACAACTTTATCGGGCTCATCATCGGCCCCCGTGGCAACACGCAGAAGCGGATGGAGAAGGAGACAGGAGCCAAGATTGTAATCCGAGGGAAGGGCAGTGTCAAGGAAGGGAAGCTACTGCAGAAGAGGGATATGAAGCCGGATCCCAGCGAGAACGAGGACCTCCACGTGCTTGTCGAGGCTGAGACGCAGGAGGCGTTGGATGCCGCGGCTGGCATGGTGGAGAAGCTACTTACCCCGGTGGATGAGGTTCTGAACGAGCACAAGCGGCAGCAGCTGCGTGAGCTCGCGGCGCTGAACGGAACAATTAGGGATGATGAATTTTGTAGGACATGTGGGGAGCCAGGTCACCGGCAGTATGCTTGCCCTAACAAGACTTCGACGTTTAAGAGTGAGGTACAGTGCAAGGTCTGCGGGGATGGTGGCCACCCAACAATTGATTGTCCAGTCAGGGGCACTACTGGGAAGAAGATGGATGATGAGTATCAGAACTTCCTTAATGAGCTTGGTGGGAGCGCACCTGAGTCAGTGACAAAGTCTAGTGGTCCGATGTTGGCTCTTACAGGGAGTGGTGGGAGTGGTGGCAGCAGCGGCGCTGGTGCTGCTAGTGGTAGTAACCCGCCATGGGCtgcaggtggtggtgctgcCGCCGCAGGACCAAATGGGATCAAGGAGTATGATGAGGCCAATCTGTACATTGGCTACTTGCCACCCACGCTGGATGATTCAGGGCTGATAGGTTTGTTTTCACAATTTGGAGAGATTGTCATGGCGAAGGTTATCAAAGATCGCATCACTGGGCAGAGCAAAGGATATGGTTTTGTGAAGTATTCGGATGTCTCGCAGGCTAATGCAGCAATAGCTGCGATGAATGGTTACCATCTTGAAGGGAGAGTGATCGCAGTTAGAGTTGCAGGAAAGCCGCCGCAGCCAGCTGCGCCTCCTGGCCCACCAGCCATGCGAGCACCACCAACATATCCTCCTGCAGACCCTGCTGCTGGTGGCTACACCTCACAGCCTTACATGggggcaccaccaccaccacctccaggGAGCTATGCTCCAGTTCCTTGGGGGCAACCGCCACCATATGCTTCATaccctccaccgccaccaggTTCTAGCATGTACAATCCTCCACCTCCTGCACCAGGCCAAGCTACACCACCCCTGTATAATGTGCAatatccaccaccaccagctccAATCCCTCCACCGGGCACTTCTCCGTCCACTGATGGGGCGCAGAACTACCCTCCTGGTGTAACACCACCAAGTTCTGGTGCTCCTACTCAGCCTGTCCCAGCTCCAGTATATGGAACCTCTGGTGCACCAAATGCACCACCTATGTACCCTCCACCTCCTTATGGTTACGCTTCATATTATCCATCAGTAACACCTGTTCaggcaccaccacctccaccacctgcTGGCGCCGATCCCTCTCAGAGCATCGCAAATGCACCCTGGGCAACTCACAGTGCACCACCTCCACCCCCAGCTGGTGCCGATCCCTCTCAGAGCATCGCAAATGCACCCTGGGCAGCTCACAGtgcaccacctccaccaccagcTGGTGCTGATCACTCACAGAGCATTGCAAGTGCACCTTGGGCCACTCACAAtgcgccacctccaccaccaccttccaACATGGAGCAACCTCCTGCTACCTATGGTGCTGATGCAGAGTACGATAAGTTTATGTCAGAGATGAAGTGA
- the LOC102718136 gene encoding probable serine/threonine-protein kinase PIX7 isoform X2 — MILLLLMVTIHPNPLQCTKGKESKSANDGCQDHSVPPMASGSTTSSNTGSISPSSIVGEELKLAFQLRRFTFNELKCATRNFRPESLLGEGGFGCVFKGWIEENGTAPVKPGTGLTVAVKTLNHDGLQGHKEWVAEVDFLGNLQHPHLVKLVGYCIEDDQRLLVYEFMPRGSLENHLFRRSLPLPWATRMKIALGAAKGLAFLHEEAERPVIYRDFKTSNILLDADYNAKLSDFGLAKDGPEGDKTHVSTRVMGTYGYAAPEYVMTGHLTSKSDVYSFGVVLLEMMTGRRSMDKNRPNGEHNLVEWARPYLGERRRFYRLVDPRLEGNFSIKGAQKTAQLAHACLSRDPKARPLMSQVVEVLKPLVNLKDMANSSYFFQSMQQERAASLGHPTGSQSMKAQSTFARNGQQPMRSLSYGPHASPYRQSPRPGKQQ; from the exons ATGATATTATTACTTCTGATGGTTACAATTCATCCCAACCCTTTACAATGTACAAAGGGAAAAG AAAGCAAATCAGCGAATGATGGCTGCCAAGACCATTCAGTTCCACCAATGGCCTCTGGTTCTACAACATCCAGTAACACTGGAAGTATCTCTCCTTCCTCCATAGTTGGAGAGGAACTTAAGCTAGCTTTCCAACTCCGTAGATTTACATTTAATGAACTAAAGTGTGCCACAAGAAACTTCCGACCTGAGAGTCTCCTTGGTGAAGGAGGTTTTGGCTGTGTCTTCAAAGGGTGGATTGAGGAGAATGGAACTGCTCCTGTGAAGCCTGGTACAGGATTAACTGTTGCTGTCAAGACACTCAACCATGATGGGCTGCAGGGGCACAAAGAGTGGGTG gCAGAAGTTGATTTTCTTGGTAACCTTCAACATCCGCACCTAGTGAAATTGGTTGGTTACTGCATTGAAGATGACCAAAGGTTGTTAGTATATGAATTTATGCCTCGTGGAAGCTTGGAGAACCATCTTTTTAGGA GGTCATTGCCCCTCCCATGGGCCACCAGAATGAAAATTGCACTTGGTGCTGCAAAGGGCCTCGCTTTTCTTCATGAAGAAGCTGAAAGGCCAGTAATCTATCGGGAtttcaaaacttcaaatattCTTTTAGACGCG GACTACAATGCAAAACTCTCTGATTTTGGACTTGCTAAAGATGGTCCCGAGGGTGATAAAACTCATGTATCTACTCGAGTCATGGGAACATATGGATATGCAGCTCCTGAGTATGTAATGACAG GTCACTTGACATCAAAGAGCGATGTATACAGCTTTGGAGTGGTGCTACTAGAGATGATGACAGGCAGAAGGTCAATGGACAAGAACAGGCCAAACGGAGAACACAACCTGGTTGAATGGGCACGTCCTTATCTTGGAGAAAGAAGGCGATTCTATAGGCTTGTAGACCCCCGTCTGGAGGGGAACTTCTCCATAAAAGGTGCTCAGAAGACGGCTCAGCTGGCCCATGCCTGCCTTAGCCGTGATCCAAAGGCTAGGCCTCTCATGAGTCAAGTGGTTGAAGTCCTCAAACCCCTCGTAAACCTCAAAGACATGGCCAACTCCTCGTATTTCTTTCAGTCCATGCAGCAGGAACGTGCCGCAAGCCTTGGCCACCCAACTGGCAGCCAGAGCATGAAGGCACAGAGCACCTTCGCGCGCAACGGGCAGCAGCCAATGAGGAGCCTCTCCTATGGTCCACATGCCTCCCCATACCGGCAATCCCCGAGGCCTGGCAAACAGCAATGA